One window of Klebsiella quasivariicola genomic DNA carries:
- the rpsA gene encoding 30S ribosomal protein S1 produces MTESFAQLFEESLKEIETRPGSIVRGVVVAIDKDVVLVDAGLKSESAIPAEQFKNAQGELEIQVGDEVDVALDAVEDGFGETLLSREKAKRHEAWITLEKAYEDAETVTGVINGKVKGGFTVELNGIRAFLPGSLVDVRPVRDTLHLEGKELEFKVIKLDQKRNNVVVSRRAVIESENSAERDQLLENLQEGMEVKGIVKNLTDYGAFVDLGGVDGLLHITDMAWKRVKHPSEIVNVGDEITVKVLKFDRERTRVSLGLKQLGEDPWVAIAKRYPEGTKLTGRVTNLTDYGCFVEIEEGVEGLVHVSEMDWTNKNIHPSKVVNVGDVVEVMVLDIDEERRRISLGLKQCKSNPWQQFAETHNKGDRVEGKIKSITDFGIFIGLDGGIDGLVHLSDISWNVAGEEAVREYKKGDEIAAVVLQVDAERERISLGVKQLAEDPFNNYVALNKKGAIVVGKVTAVDAKGATVELADGVEGYLRASEASRDRVEDATLVLSVGDEVEAKFTGVDRKNRVVSLSVRAKDEAEEKDAIATVNKQEDANFSNNAMAEAFKAAKGE; encoded by the coding sequence ATGACTGAATCTTTTGCTCAACTGTTTGAAGAATCCTTAAAAGAAATCGAAACCCGCCCGGGTTCCATCGTTCGTGGTGTTGTTGTTGCTATCGACAAAGACGTAGTACTGGTTGACGCCGGTCTGAAATCTGAGTCCGCCATTCCGGCTGAGCAGTTCAAAAACGCCCAGGGCGAGCTGGAAATCCAGGTTGGTGACGAAGTTGACGTTGCTCTGGATGCAGTAGAAGACGGCTTCGGTGAAACTCTGCTGTCCCGTGAGAAAGCTAAACGTCACGAAGCTTGGATCACGCTGGAAAAAGCTTACGAAGACGCTGAAACTGTTACCGGTGTTATCAACGGCAAAGTTAAAGGTGGCTTCACTGTTGAGCTGAACGGTATTCGTGCGTTCCTGCCGGGTTCCCTGGTAGACGTTCGTCCGGTGCGCGACACGCTGCACCTGGAAGGCAAAGAGCTTGAGTTTAAAGTCATCAAGCTGGACCAGAAGCGTAACAACGTTGTTGTTTCTCGTCGTGCCGTTATCGAATCCGAAAACAGCGCAGAGCGCGATCAGCTGCTGGAAAACCTGCAGGAAGGCATGGAAGTCAAAGGTATCGTTAAGAACCTCACTGACTACGGTGCATTCGTTGATCTGGGCGGCGTTGACGGCCTGCTGCACATCACCGATATGGCCTGGAAACGCGTTAAGCATCCGAGCGAAATCGTAAACGTTGGCGACGAAATCACTGTTAAAGTGCTGAAGTTCGACCGCGAGCGTACCCGTGTATCCCTGGGCCTGAAACAGCTGGGCGAAGATCCGTGGGTAGCTATCGCTAAACGTTATCCGGAAGGTACCAAACTGACCGGTCGCGTGACCAACCTGACCGACTACGGCTGCTTCGTTGAAATCGAAGAAGGCGTTGAAGGCCTGGTGCACGTTTCCGAAATGGATTGGACCAACAAAAACATCCACCCGTCCAAAGTTGTTAACGTTGGCGATGTAGTGGAAGTTATGGTTCTGGATATCGACGAAGAGCGTCGTCGTATCTCCCTGGGTCTGAAGCAGTGCAAATCTAACCCATGGCAGCAGTTCGCGGAAACCCACAACAAGGGCGACCGTGTTGAAGGTAAAATCAAGTCTATCACTGACTTCGGTATCTTCATCGGCCTGGACGGCGGCATCGACGGCCTGGTTCACCTGTCTGACATCTCCTGGAACGTTGCAGGCGAAGAAGCAGTTCGTGAATACAAAAAAGGCGACGAAATCGCAGCAGTTGTTCTGCAGGTTGACGCAGAGCGTGAGCGTATCTCCCTGGGCGTTAAACAGCTGGCGGAAGATCCGTTCAACAACTACGTTGCTCTGAACAAGAAAGGCGCTATCGTTGTTGGTAAAGTGACTGCAGTTGACGCTAAAGGCGCAACCGTAGAACTGGCTGACGGCGTAGAAGGTTACCTGCGTGCTTCTGAAGCATCCCGTGACCGCGTTGAAGACGCAACTCTGGTTCTGAGCGTTGGCGACGAAGTTGAAGCGAAATTCACCGGCGTGGATCGTAAGAACCGCGTAGTGAGCCTGTCTGTACGTGCGAAAGACGAAGCGGAAGAAAAAGACGCTATCGCTACCGTGAACAAGCAGGAAGACGCGAACTTCTCCAACAACGCCATGGCTGAAGCGTTCAAAGCAGCGAAAGGCGAGTAA